A stretch of the Candidatus Nealsonbacteria bacterium genome encodes the following:
- a CDS encoding SAM-dependent methyltransferase translates to MPTKKLNKTKEIIDKIFRDPEITYGLKEFEEIDFEKVLEITEESRDKFYIKDIKSKKLKLVFDESKKQGKPEEIIRQLWLYKLNTQYKYPFDRIDTEKSIHFGREIHAKAADIVVYKKDKITPFIILEIKSPTEKKGIEQLKSYLSAEGSEIGVWSNGKERVILYRPYPKEFQDSLSDIPRADQTIDDLFEIKKTWSELNPKFDFVRIIKRIEELALAGSGANVFEEIFKIIYAKLYDEKLARERRENQEVLFRKYRDPEKTFEVINDQLFKNAIKEWPDTFEESDRIKLSSARLNICVPFLENVRLFELGKGELEIIDSAFEYLITEVSKGKKGQYFTPRHVIKMCVKMTNPKADEYIIDPACGSGGFLLHTMYYVWEKLTTEAAKNDYAAKYLFGLDFDENMRRISQALMLIAGDGRHHIFKRDSLDARDWQGVESEEARVALKPLLLKLENPSEAKENQLTYRYLNFDILLTNPPFAGENPESGLLRQYELAKKDGKLKNNVERHILFIERSLDVIRPGGRMAIVLPQGVLNNTNMEFVREYVLSKARILAVVGLHVNTFKPHAGTKTSILFLQKWNEKEKPPKNYQIFMAVSKKPGKDNSGDYVYKKDDKGNYIHDAKGRKVLDHDLGEIAEAFVDFAKKQKFSFWE, encoded by the coding sequence ATGCCAACTAAAAAACTCAATAAAACCAAAGAAATAATTGATAAAATTTTTCGCGACCCAGAAATAACCTATGGTTTAAAAGAATTCGAAGAAATTGACTTCGAAAAAGTTTTAGAAATTACCGAGGAAAGTCGAGATAAATTTTACATTAAAGACATTAAATCAAAAAAACTAAAACTTGTTTTTGATGAATCAAAAAAGCAGGGTAAACCCGAAGAAATTATTCGACAACTTTGGCTCTACAAACTTAATACTCAGTATAAATATCCTTTTGATCGTATAGATACAGAAAAAAGTATTCACTTTGGTCGAGAGATTCACGCCAAAGCTGCTGACATCGTTGTTTATAAAAAAGATAAAATCACGCCGTTTATTATCCTAGAGATTAAAAGTCCAACCGAAAAGAAAGGAATTGAACAACTTAAAAGCTATCTTTCTGCCGAAGGTTCAGAAATAGGGGTTTGGTCAAATGGTAAAGAGCGAGTAATATTATATAGACCATATCCAAAAGAGTTTCAAGATTCTTTAAGTGATATACCTCGAGCCGATCAAACCATCGACGATTTATTTGAAATCAAAAAAACTTGGTCCGAATTAAATCCAAAATTTGATTTTGTTAGAATTATCAAACGTATAGAAGAATTAGCTCTCGCTGGTTCTGGAGCAAATGTTTTTGAAGAAATCTTTAAAATAATTTATGCCAAACTCTATGATGAAAAACTGGCACGTGAGCGGCGCGAGAACCAAGAAGTGCTTTTTAGGAAATATCGTGATCCCGAGAAAACATTTGAGGTGATCAACGACCAGCTTTTTAAAAATGCAATTAAAGAATGGCCAGATACTTTTGAAGAGTCAGATCGTATTAAGCTTTCTTCAGCAAGGCTTAATATCTGTGTGCCATTTTTGGAAAATGTTCGTCTTTTTGAATTAGGGAAAGGCGAACTGGAAATTATTGATAGTGCGTTTGAATATTTAATCACGGAAGTTTCAAAAGGTAAAAAAGGACAGTATTTTACACCTCGGCATGTCATCAAAATGTGTGTAAAGATGACGAATCCTAAAGCTGACGAATATATTATTGATCCCGCCTGTGGCTCCGGCGGTTTTCTTTTACATACAATGTATTATGTTTGGGAGAAATTAACCACAGAGGCAGCAAAAAATGATTATGCAGCAAAGTACCTCTTTGGGTTGGATTTTGACGAGAATATGCGTCGTATTTCCCAGGCTTTAATGCTTATTGCAGGTGATGGTAGACATCATATTTTTAAACGTGATTCACTTGATGCTCGGGACTGGCAAGGAGTAGAAAGCGAGGAGGCACGAGTAGCGTTGAAGCCGCTTTTATTAAAATTGGAAAATCCATCTGAAGCAAAAGAAAATCAACTTACTTATAGGTATTTGAATTTTGACATTTTATTGACCAATCCGCCTTTTGCCGGAGAAAATCCCGAGTCAGGATTGTTGCGCCAATATGAACTTGCTAAAAAAGATGGCAAATTAAAGAATAATGTTGAGAGGCACATTCTTTTTATTGAGCGTTCTCTTGACGTCATTCGTCCTGGCGGCCGAATGGCAATCGTCTTGCCGCAAGGCGTCTTAAATAATACTAATATGGAGTTTGTCCGAGAATATGTTCTTAGTAAAGCAAGGATTTTAGCCGTAGTCGGACTCCATGTTAACACATTTAAACCTCATGCTGGAACCAAAACTTCTATTTTATTTTTACAAAAATGGAATGAAAAAGAAAAACCACCTAAAAATTATCAAATTTTTATGGCGGTTTCAAAAAAGCCAGGCAAAGATAATTCCGGAGATTATGTGTATAAAAAAGATGATAAAGGAAATTATATTCACGATGCCAAAGGCCGTAAAGTTTTAGACCACGACCTCGGTGAGATCGCCGAAGCATTTGTTGATTTTGCCAAAAAACAAAAATTTAGTTTTTGGGAATAG
- a CDS encoding aminopeptidase P family protein — MNDFLLGLRYMADEEIEKHKIAAKKLELVKNEALRFIKRNLGQVSEYDVHEFILSEFRKKNLITDRNNPIQIVAVDQDTAIVHYFPPKRKSKIIKKNNLILIDIWAKLKEKNAPFADITWIAYSGTDIPKAIEKIFNKVITAQDVALNFIKETLKNKKLPKTKNVDEAARNYFKKFALEKYFLHGLGHSLGITECHGKYFRFGEKSKAKLKSGIPFTIEPGLYFKNKFGIRSEIDCYITKDFKLIITTEVQKKIVKI; from the coding sequence ATGAACGATTTTTTGTTAGGATTAAGATATATGGCAGACGAAGAAATTGAGAAACATAAAATAGCAGCCAAAAAATTAGAATTGGTTAAAAATGAAGCGCTTCGGTTTATTAAAAGGAACCTTGGCCAGGTTTCTGAATATGATGTTCACGAATTTATTCTTTCAGAGTTTAGAAAGAAAAATTTAATAACCGATAGAAATAATCCCATTCAGATCGTGGCCGTTGATCAAGATACAGCAATTGTTCATTATTTTCCGCCAAAAAGAAAATCAAAAATTATCAAAAAGAATAATTTAATTTTAATCGATATTTGGGCAAAATTAAAAGAGAAAAACGCTCCCTTCGCTGATATCACTTGGATAGCTTATTCTGGAACAGATATACCAAAAGCTATTGAGAAGATTTTCAATAAAGTGATTACTGCCCAAGATGTCGCTTTAAATTTTATTAAGGAAACTTTAAAGAACAAAAAACTTCCCAAAACAAAGAATGTTGATGAAGCGGCAAGGAATTATTTTAAGAAATTTGCTTTAGAAAAATATTTTCTTCACGGCTTAGGCCATAGTTTGGGAATTACCGAGTGTCATGGAAAATATTTCCGTTTTGGGGAGAAAAGTAAGGCTAAATTAAAATCAGGTATTCCGTTTACTATTGAGCCTGGGCTTTATTTTAAAAATAAGTTCGGAATTAGAAGCGAAATCGATTGTTATATAACTAAAGATTTTAAGCTAATTATAACTACCGAAGTCCAAAAAAAGATAGTCAAAATTTAA
- a CDS encoding cupin domain-containing protein, with amino-acid sequence MKKFKISKIIRKIKKSWKPIDVVDFNNYTLRIALFKGEYHWHKHDKEDEFFYVYQGKILIETELGNMILNKGEGCVIPKRIKHKPSSKVKSYVFMIEPKKLASRGD; translated from the coding sequence ATGAAGAAATTTAAAATTAGTAAGATTATTAGAAAAATTAAGAAATCTTGGAAGCCTATTGATGTAGTTGATTTTAACAACTATACATTAAGAATAGCGTTATTCAAAGGAGAATATCATTGGCATAAGCACGATAAGGAAGATGAATTTTTCTATGTTTATCAGGGTAAAATTTTAATTGAGACAGAATTAGGGAATATGATACTAAATAAAGGAGAAGGTTGCGTAATTCCCAAAAGAATAAAACATAAACCTTCGTCTAAAGTGAAATCATATGTGTTTATGATTGAACCAAAGAAATTAGCAAGTAGGGGAGACTAA
- the ysxC gene encoding ribosome biogenesis GTP-binding protein YsxC has product MKISKAEFVKGVIGNDYSLEGNLPHVAFFGRSNTGKSSVINSLVGKKDLVRTSKMPGKTREANFFRINDSFYFVDFPGYGYAMRSKLERNKIIKRIFWYVEFSNTRPKAVFLIIDAQVGLTDFDRDMIKILEANKHQIVIIANKIDKLTKDAAGEQLSSIQKEVRDIPVLGYSAKTNEGKNELTKKIASFV; this is encoded by the coding sequence ATGAAAATATCAAAGGCAGAATTTGTTAAAGGTGTTATAGGGAACGATTACAGCCTGGAAGGCAATTTACCGCACGTCGCTTTTTTTGGCCGTTCCAATACGGGGAAATCAAGCGTGATTAACTCTTTAGTCGGCAAAAAAGATCTTGTAAGAACAAGCAAGATGCCGGGGAAAACACGAGAAGCGAATTTTTTCCGCATCAATGATTCTTTCTATTTTGTGGATTTTCCCGGATATGGATATGCAATGCGTTCGAAACTGGAGCGCAACAAAATAATCAAAAGGATTTTTTGGTATGTGGAGTTTTCCAATACGAGGCCCAAAGCAGTTTTCTTAATTATTGACGCTCAGGTTGGTTTGACTGATTTCGATCGGGATATGATAAAAATTCTCGAGGCAAATAAACATCAAATTGTCATCATTGCAAACAAAATTGATAAATTAACTAAAGACGCCGCGGGAGAACAGCTTTCCTCGATTCAAAAAGAAGTGCGAGATATACCGGTTTTGGGATATTCGGCCAAAACAAACGAAGGGAAAAACGAATTAACTAAAAAAATTGCGAGTTTTGTATAA
- a CDS encoding restriction endonuclease subunit S, whose product MVTHLIIQKSQLEGGLRLDAEYYQPEYLELKNRLCKTESYKFWKDIKGNFITGPFGSEFNVENYVLNGKYRYVRGKDVKEFFLSDDDNVYIPQKDFERLKKYSLKENDILISVVGTLGNAAIIDNSVPPAIFSCKSTVFRSESINPYYFISYLNSLYGRKLLGRNVRGAVQTGLNIDDLRLLPVFIPPKQQQELIGSLVSKAKEEYENTKLFYSQAEDLLLEELGLKDFEVGDDLSYVVNLSDLKLVNRIDAEYFQPKHEKLISKIKNQNIKKLADLVSIKKGIEIGSEKYQKEGKLFVRVSNLSKQGIIDKDQKYLSEELYQKLKKDFEPKAGEILLTKDATPGMAYLLKESIEGIIAGGILRLKPETKIEPEYLALVINSIVGQSQVERDTGGSVIIHWRPEQIKNCSIPILPKSTQQKIADLVRQSHEARKKAKESLEQAKQKVEELIEK is encoded by the coding sequence ATGGTTACTCATCTCATAATCCAAAAATCACAACTAGAAGGCGGTTTGCGTCTTGATGCGGAATATTATCAACCGGAATATTTAGAGTTAAAAAATAGATTGTGTAAAACCGAATCATATAAATTCTGGAAAGATATTAAAGGAAACTTTATTACGGGACCCTTTGGCTCAGAATTTAATGTTGAAAACTATGTTTTAAACGGGAAATATCGGTATGTTCGTGGAAAAGACGTTAAAGAATTTTTCCTTTCTGACGATGATAACGTATATATACCCCAAAAAGACTTTGAAAGACTTAAAAAATATTCATTAAAAGAAAATGATATTTTAATTTCAGTTGTTGGAACGCTTGGAAATGCTGCTATTATTGATAATTCTGTTCCTCCAGCAATTTTTAGCTGTAAGAGTACAGTTTTTCGTAGCGAATCGATAAATCCTTACTATTTTATTAGTTATCTTAATTCGCTTTATGGTCGAAAATTATTAGGCCGTAATGTACGCGGCGCAGTTCAGACAGGACTTAATATTGATGATTTGAGATTATTGCCAGTATTTATTCCACCAAAACAACAACAGGAATTGATTGGTTCGTTGGTCTCGAAGGCAAAGGAGGAATATGAAAATACTAAATTATTTTATTCTCAAGCTGAAGATTTACTTTTAGAAGAATTGGGTTTAAAAGATTTTGAAGTCGGGGATGATTTGTCTTATGTTGTTAATCTTTCAGATTTAAAATTAGTTAACCGTATTGATGCCGAGTACTTTCAGCCGAAACACGAGAAATTAATATCAAAAATTAAAAACCAAAATATAAAAAAACTTGCTGATTTAGTTTCAATAAAAAAGGGGATTGAGATAGGAAGTGAGAAATATCAAAAAGAGGGAAAGTTATTTGTTCGAGTGAGCAATCTTTCAAAACAGGGGATTATTGATAAGGATCAGAAATATTTAAGCGAAGAATTATATCAGAAACTAAAAAAAGATTTTGAGCCAAAAGCAGGAGAAATTTTACTAACTAAAGATGCAACTCCGGGCATGGCTTATTTATTAAAAGAATCAATTGAGGGAATAATTGCCGGCGGAATTTTAAGATTAAAACCCGAAACAAAAATCGAACCAGAATATTTAGCTTTAGTGATAAATTCTATTGTTGGTCAATCACAAGTAGAACGAGATACCGGTGGTTCAGTAATTATCCACTGGCGACCAGAACAAATTAAAAATTGTTCAATTCCAATTTTACCTAAATCTACCCAGCAAAAAATTGCTGATTTGGTTCGCCAATCCCACGAAGCTCGCAAAAAAGCAAAAGAATCATTAGAACAAGCCAAACAAAAAGTCGAAGAATTAATTGAGAAATAA
- a CDS encoding histidine phosphatase family protein, translated as MKIYFAAHATSKDNEAEIASGWKDVELSELGIQQAKELGERFKDIKIDLICCSDLKRAVDTVKIAFNDKYPVIADKRLRELNYGDLNGKPSEVVGYMKKERIKESFPNGESYELAMVRIHEFYKELKENHPEKTVLVVGHRATQFGLDTLAGGKTLEDCLSVPFKWQPYWKYEF; from the coding sequence ATGAAAATATATTTCGCTGCTCACGCAACATCAAAAGATAATGAAGCTGAAATTGCTTCTGGCTGGAAAGATGTTGAGTTGTCTGAATTGGGTATCCAACAAGCAAAAGAATTAGGCGAGAGGTTTAAAGATATAAAGATAGATTTAATCTGTTGTTCAGATTTAAAAAGGGCTGTAGATACAGTGAAAATAGCGTTTAATGACAAATATCCCGTTATTGCAGATAAAAGGCTAAGAGAGCTTAATTACGGTGATCTCAATGGCAAGCCAAGCGAAGTTGTAGGTTATATGAAAAAAGAAAGGATAAAAGAGTCCTTTCCTAATGGAGAAAGTTATGAGTTGGCAATGGTTAGAATTCACGAGTTTTATAAAGAGCTAAAAGAAAACCATCCAGAAAAGACAGTTTTAGTTGTTGGTCATCGTGCTACCCAATTCGGTTTAGATACGCTTGCTGGCGGTAAAACCCTTGAAGATTGCTTAAGCGTGCCATTTAAATGGCAGCCATACTGGAAATACGAGTTTTAA
- a CDS encoding recombinase family protein, which translates to MEQATKERLNNFQSPVKVDIRYCLYARKSTEAEDKQTLSIESQVKEMLVLAEKDNLKVVDIKRESHSSKEVGQREIFNQMLAEIKEGKYNGILTWAPDRLSRNAGDLGSIVDLMDKKLLLEIRTFGQRFTNNPNEKFMLMILGSQAKLENDNKAVNVKRGLRTRCEMGLRPGVAPTGYLNEKHADKKCQARIDPKRAPVIKQMFERVASEQWSGRKVYRWLREIKFKTKNGKLLVLANIYLILRNHFYYGEFEYPVGSNKWYIGKHTPIINKELFDRVQTTLNENFIPKTESKEFAFTKLIKCGYCGSGISADEKFKKLKDGGVNRHVYYFCTKARNIDCKNPAVNEPNLINELIELMDRIDLDELGVKSRIEQEITRFNKFRIGVLGHKKENNNVDIDIRNYAKYLLREGTLVEKREFLFFLKSKLILKDKKILLEK; encoded by the coding sequence ATGGAACAAGCGACAAAAGAACGACTTAATAATTTTCAATCCCCTGTTAAGGTTGATATACGTTACTGCCTGTATGCCAGAAAATCAACTGAAGCAGAAGATAAACAAACTCTTTCTATAGAATCGCAGGTAAAAGAGATGTTGGTTTTGGCAGAAAAAGACAACCTCAAAGTTGTAGATATCAAGCGCGAATCTCATTCTTCAAAGGAAGTCGGCCAAAGAGAGATTTTTAATCAAATGCTGGCTGAAATAAAAGAAGGAAAATACAATGGTATTTTAACTTGGGCTCCAGACCGGCTGAGCAGAAATGCCGGAGACTTAGGTTCTATCGTAGATTTGATGGATAAAAAGCTTCTATTGGAAATAAGGACATTCGGGCAAAGATTCACTAATAACCCGAACGAAAAGTTCATGCTTATGATATTGGGATCTCAAGCTAAGCTCGAGAATGACAACAAAGCGGTAAATGTGAAGCGAGGGCTGCGAACCAGATGCGAGATGGGACTTAGGCCGGGAGTCGCTCCTACAGGCTACCTCAACGAAAAACACGCTGATAAAAAGTGCCAGGCGAGGATTGACCCAAAGAGAGCTCCGGTTATAAAGCAGATGTTTGAAAGAGTGGCAAGCGAACAATGGAGCGGACGTAAGGTATATCGTTGGCTGAGAGAGATAAAATTCAAAACTAAAAACGGCAAGCTGCTTGTGCTTGCCAACATTTATCTCATTCTCCGAAATCACTTCTATTACGGAGAGTTTGAATATCCAGTGGGAAGTAACAAGTGGTATATTGGCAAGCACACGCCGATTATAAATAAGGAATTATTTGATAGGGTTCAGACGACGCTTAATGAAAACTTTATTCCAAAAACCGAGAGCAAAGAATTCGCTTTCACGAAACTGATTAAATGCGGCTATTGCGGTTCGGGAATATCAGCTGATGAAAAGTTCAAAAAATTAAAAGATGGTGGTGTAAACCGCCACGTCTATTATTTCTGCACGAAAGCCAGAAATATTGATTGTAAAAATCCTGCTGTCAATGAACCAAATTTAATCAACGAGTTGATAGAATTGATGGATAGAATTGATTTAGATGAGTTAGGGGTAAAATCAAGAATAGAACAGGAAATCACAAGATTCAATAAATTCAGGATCGGAGTACTGGGCCATAAAAAAGAAAATAATAACGTTGATATCGATATACGAAATTACGCAAAGTATCTTCTCAGAGAAGGAACGCTGGTTGAAAAAAGAGAATTCCTCTTCTTTCTGAAAAGCAAACTAATTCTAAAAGACAAAAAAATCCTGCTGGAAAAATAG
- the lexA gene encoding repressor LexA, producing MVGYYNIMTIKKEIITRRQKELLSIIYEYIKDTGYPPTFEEMRKRLNVSSNQSIIDLLVKLEKQGVIKRNESSARGLAMLPLGYRMLGQPSLAAFLGITSAGAPIEAIEISGEWQSVSSDIKKLKDEVFLLKISGDSMINAGIEDGDVVLVKDQKEFSSRDIVLAQVGDDSTIKRFISEDTPPYVYLKPENPKYNIILFTEESRLIGKVISVFKNGYWKPVK from the coding sequence ATGGTCGGGTATTATAATATAATGACTATAAAAAAAGAAATTATTACCAGAAGACAAAAAGAGTTATTATCTATTATTTACGAATATATTAAGGACACTGGATATCCGCCAACCTTTGAAGAAATGAGAAAAAGATTAAATGTGTCCTCAAACCAATCGATTATCGATCTTTTGGTAAAATTAGAAAAACAGGGAGTTATTAAACGAAATGAGTCTTCGGCTCGAGGTTTAGCAATGTTGCCTTTAGGATATAGGATGCTTGGCCAACCGTCACTTGCTGCTTTTTTAGGCATTACAAGTGCAGGAGCACCCATTGAGGCTATAGAAATATCGGGAGAATGGCAATCAGTTTCTTCGGATATTAAAAAACTTAAGGACGAAGTTTTTCTTTTGAAAATTTCCGGTGATTCAATGATTAATGCCGGTATTGAAGACGGCGATGTTGTTTTAGTAAAGGATCAAAAAGAATTTTCCTCTCGCGATATTGTCTTAGCTCAAGTAGGGGACGACTCGACTATCAAGCGTTTTATTTCAGAAGATACACCACCATATGTTTATCTTAAGCCGGAAAATCCAAAATATAATATTATTCTTTTTACCGAAGAAAGTCGACTTATAGGAAAGGTTATTTCTGTTTTTAAAAATGGCTATTGGAAGCCGGTTAAATAA
- a CDS encoding cold shock domain-containing protein: MMEGTIKTLTERGFGFITVDGEEKDLFFHGNELKDVKYEELKVGDKVSFEKATSDKGPNAVNVTRI; the protein is encoded by the coding sequence ATTATGGAAGGAACAATTAAAACTCTTACAGAAAGAGGATTTGGATTTATTACTGTTGATGGCGAAGAGAAAGATCTCTTTTTTCACGGTAATGAACTTAAGGATGTAAAATACGAAGAGTTGAAAGTAGGTGACAAGGTATCTTTTGAGAAGGCTACTTCTGACAAAGGACCCAACGCAGTAAACGTAACTCGTATTTAA